ACATTTGTTGACCATTTTACAAATTTAAGAAaacatttgtttattaattaggCATTATGAGGGTTTTCAGAATTCCCAACGATCCAGtaatagattaaattaaaactgTAACTGTGACAGACAAATTGTTGTGTCGTGATTGGGCACTTGGTTGTTCGGTAATACATCTAAAGAGTTTGTTCTTACCTCCATTTACAATGATACAAAAAGGGAATACTGTATTCATTTCAACGACACCAACCGgaaatgtattattgttattaatcgATCCGTATCGGGGAAGAAGGAAAGACGCCATTCTATTAGTTTATTTCACAAAAGTAAAGTTGTTAATGTTTAGGAGGAAATAGGCCTACGTTTTACAACAGAATGGTTGCGAtcgatatcaaaatatatagcTGATATTTTTGGGGGAAAggccgattctaacattattagCCTAAAATGCGTTAATTGATTTAGTTAATTAGAATTTTAAGTCATTGAGTACGGGTCACTACTACTATTATAGTTTTAAGAGTTATCTATGGTACATTCATTTAACAGTTTAAACACGGTATTTTGATCACAAATGTAAACTTGGCAGGTAATGTCTCAACAATCTTGTTGTAGTTATAGCAATTCACACAAGTTTGCAAAAATATTCTCGAAAAGAAACCCATCTTTACTGCCAGCCCACCCACGAGTACTAAAATAAGAAGAAGCccgtgggcttcttttcaaggtttGACGGTAGTTTTTcgttaaattaaaaactatttttctcTTTTGCATCACCGACATTCTTttggaagtaggcctacacaacaaGAAATATCTCCACTCCTCTTTTAAGCGAGAAAACTAATTGTCTATAGCGATAGATATTACCATATTACTTAGAAGAACATCTTTTATTTACAATGGACCGTATATATGGAACAACTTACCGCTCAATCTAAAATCTAAAAGCAATACCCAtcataaattcatttaaaacaaaatacaaacaaataattatttcaaactaTTTAGAACATTAGTATATTTCACAATTGCCTTAAGACTGTTCTTTTTTCTCCCTTTTTTGTGCCtttttgtgtaattttatttgtcaatttgACGAAAGAAAGTGTTTTTTGTTCTCTcacttaaataaaataattaaatatatatttacttatctggaggaccaaacttaaagcattggcttaatgcgtcctccttacacaattgtatttatttatttatgtttctgtattatcatattgtattgtgtgaaacaataaacttgaaactTGAATAGATAAACTGCtgaataacaattttaaatgaaGTAGAACATTCAAACTAagattttctttattttatttatttttaagtttcTGCCAATTACAAAACATATAGATATAGCCCACCCACAAGTGCAAGAAACGACAAAATATGTGCTACAATGCACAGCTGGTCAACCCTCCGCCTCAACCACACTCcccaatattttatattagttATTATTGTCTTTCAGAGTGATTCTTGGAAATTGCAAACATGTCTGATGTGGAAGAAGGTAAGTACGAACATTGACTTATTGATTCATTTTCTGGTTACCGGATACACACACAGTGCATGTTTGCCACAGTTTATTTAGGCCACCATACTTTATTTAAAGAAACTTCCTCTAGTAGTAAAGGCAATGGTGAGTAAAGCCAACATAAATACTTGTTCTCAATAGGCCTAAAGATGATAgtgatttttactttttttaaagacataTTAAAATAGAACgtatttaaaaccataaaaaccATTTTCTGCTATTTTGTAAAATTCTATGGTTAATCATACATTCCAAACCAACACACTTTTTACAACGAAACTTAACATACCTCCAATAATCAATAGACAACTTCTTTTATCATAAAACTGCCGTTCACCACAATAATGCATTTATGTATGTTGATAAAGTTAGAGCAACTTTCTTGCGTCGCACAGCTTTTAATAAATTAGGCGCCCATGAAGCTTTTATTTCCAGTGGATTTATTATTACGTTAAAGATCATACCACCTTAACCAATTCTACAAATTCAGCATATAGTAACCAATACTTATAtcttagtttttttttaattatcaacTACTGATTGTGTAGGTAGTGAGGATGACGATGATGAAGATAAGGCGGCATCATCCTCCCAATGGCGGACAAATGCCTGTAGCAAGAAGGGAGGTGAAGATAAGGGGACATCAACTACCTCCCAATGGTGGCCAAGTACCATTATCGCTAGCAGGAAGGATGATGAAGATCAGGCGGCATCAACTAGCTCTCAATGGCGGCCAAGTCAAAGTAAACAATACATTTCAATAGATTAATAATTCTTAGCAATATGGCacataaattaaaagaaataataggGGTTTATTCTTAGATGGTAAAATGGAGTCACtccaattgaaaaaaaaactaaattcaattaaactaattaaagatatattgtccccctgaaaacaaattttttttaaataaattgttggtgttgaatatgtaattttaatgtcacataggcctaatagttaagactacaaaatggcctattaaaagtctgatttttttaaatcttcatttttcatgttcttTTAGGGACAATACACCCCGCATGTTTTCTCACTGGTCTACTACAAAATTATGTTGATTTGAAACAGTATGAATTTTTTCTTGATAGTTAGGTTGTAACATGTATTCTGATTTTATAGGTAATAGCATGGATGACAAAGATGAGGCTGTACCACTCAGTTCCCCAATCCAACCATGTAAAggtaaatacaaatatttaaaaaggaTAATTATGATGATGTGACTGTAGTAGAGAGTTGTTGTGATGGCTGATGGtgtataaaaatgattttataatgaTGATTAGGAAGATGAGTGTTAGATGGGATGATGATTAAGGTGGTAATGATCATAAATGATTAAGAGATGAATAAGATAATGATTATGGTGATGATCattaaattatgataattatttcgATGATTACAGTGATTATactgataatatttatttgtccATATGAAAACAGATAATAATTATGGTGTTGGAATATAGTTATGTAATAGTTTTAATATCTTGTGGTTTAGAAAAAAATTCATATTGGCAATATTATATGAAACATTGAAACAATATTGCCCACAATAGCTATTTCCAATGTACAATTATAGTTTAACTTCTGTTCTTAAACTATAGATTTGTCACAGGAAGACTTCAGACAGTTAATTGTAGACTTTGCACAATGGTTTGATGGGTTTAACCTCCTCGGCATGCTACGAGTTTTATTCAAAGACATTATGGATGACGTTCATACTTTGGAGAATGCTAATTCTGCAATGGACTTGTTATCTCATTTAGTGGCGTCTGGAGAATTGAGTCGACGAAAGCTTAGTCTATTGTGCGacacaattaaaataactaAGCAATTTGGCTTTGAGTCAACATCTATGAATCAACTTCCTTCCTTCCAAAATATCAAGGAACGTGAGGTGTCATCATTCACGAAGTACAGAATAAAACTTGTGAATCTGGGAAAAGTGCTTACTAAGGAAAACATAGCAACTCTTGATGGAACATACAACtttccactgacaaagaaataCAAAGACAGCTGGATTTTAATTTTAGATCTAGAACTTCAAGGAAAACTGAGCAAAGACAAAATGAAGTCACTTATAAAAGTATTGAAGGAGAATGGAATGGAGTTGGCTAAGAAATCCGTAATTGATGGTATTGTAGTAGTAAATTACAATTTCAGAaattaaatagaattttaaaaatgtttattaaaatatagtaatatatttaatagtaatactaagGTAATgatgtatttaaacaaatatgaattgaattatcttaaattatagttaatcaaaatgattaaatgattaaattcTGATTTTGTAGATAATAGTACCGATGATGAGGAAGTTGAGGGCGCAGCATCCATCTCCAAATCTAAAGGTATATAAAAATCCGATATCTATAACTTTGTTATACCGAAAAAtgctaaattatatatttttatttttaataataagtttgcttttatacttttttacaaTATTACTCGATTCATATATTAATCGGCTTACAGTTAGGCACATCATAGTATAAAAACAGAGTTACTCCAGGTAAACAACAACATACTTCATACAGTAGTGCTACTCAATACTGTTGAtcactaatactacaatactaCTAGATTAGGCGTGCACTCGAGTGGTTCACGTCTTATTTGTCAAATAGACAACAACAGGTCTGTGTTGGCGAGACTATTTTAAAACCATGTTTCCTTTATTATTCTGTTCCGACTATGCATAAAGAACTTAAAATCAGCCGTCGCTTATGACGGGATTGTTCTGAAACTTCGATATATTGAAAAAGAATGAAGCGATAGCTTAAAGTGATGCGAAATTAactttatacaataattatcaCTTTCTCTCGGGAACCGGCTCCTGCATGTATATCGTCATTTGAACGCGTATTATtactattgtttattataatgaCATGATGCACAGACGATTACTATTTTACTACTTGAATAAAGTTTCTAAGTATAATGTAAATTGATAGTATAATGGTCCTGTGCATAGGCCTATGTGGTAACATACACCTTTTCGTGAAGCAGCACACAGATCACAATCGACATGGATTGAATCACATGAATTACTACAACGACAAACTGGGTATGCAATTGTTTGAATAATAACAGAAGGAATTCATACTTGTGGGTTTGCAACAAAATTTAGATGGATGGATGAATCTTCTTCGATTTATGCTGTACAAACACCTCAAATTCATAAGATTTCCCCGTACCTCTTGTCTGATACATGACATGGAGATACAAATTACAGGGAGGGGAGATGTCTAATAATAATTCTATATTAAATTTACTTCGAAATTATGTTCCTTTATCTGTCTTTTTGCATCCAAATAAGATATGAATTACATCATTGTTTGCCGGTTagtcataatttattatttatttcaccaTTACTGATCATCGATTACAAATCCTCACGAAGGACTAACGCATTATGCTAGTGTTTTGTGGCAAAGCTCTACCTTTTCTTGAGTTTTGATTATGTGGTTATTTACTTGTTTTAGGCCTCAcataatacagtacagaaaCACTCACACACAACACAACGTGTTTAAAATTATCACATTATAAACTCATTTAGTTAATGGCTTAATTAACTTTCAGCATGCCCGTAGTCACTATCGCACCCCACCCATCATCTAGTTCCGTTTACTATGTAGGAGTTCAGGGTCGTAATGGTGTGGTGCATGGTTAACATTCAAAAGATCAtgataaaatgtacagtattttttagcTGATGTGTGAgctttacaaatattattatgataaaataCTTCTTTTGTAGATCATAGTGAGGAAGACGATAAAGAAAAACGGCAACTAAGTCcaggtaaatttaaaaaaaaagaagatacactaatgaaaattgtttttatcttaaacataatatttcaaaatgttgtattctttttaatgtttttgcaATTTTATTGATGTGTGACTTGGTGactaaatataaaattcaatCCAAACAGTgcatttcttttttaaacattttacataaaCTGTTCATATTATATACGgtaactataaaaataaataattataatattaataagaataaagactataattttctttgaatttaaGTTGACCAGTGCtcatttctaatatttttaattgaaaaactGATGTTTTTATGCTAATTAACTTTTCTTTTGTATTGTAACCAATAAAAGTTCAATTTCTGCTTTTTAGATGACAAAATTAGGAAGTATCTCTGTGATCAGCAAGTGAACACTTGCAGCAAAGCCAATCGGTTTCAACCAGCAATTATGCATTCACGATATAGAGTAGACATTGCACACATGTTTACTGATCTTAACCTAATGAAAGAAAACCAAAACAAGATTACAGATCCAAAACCAGTAGGTTTAGATGAAGTTTTAGCGATTGTCAAGAAAACACCTGCATGTAAACTGCTCATTGAAGGCGAAGGTGGAATTGGAAAGACAACTTTACTTAGATATTTCTCTTACAGATGGGCTaacaaaatagataaaacatttgaaggtaaaataGTATTTCTTGTCAATATTAGAGACATAGAGAAAAGCAAAGGTGTTCTAGATTTAATTGTAAAAGAAATCAATTTGAagaatttcaatttaataactgATCTTCCAGCAGAAAATCCCAGGTTAATTGAAAAATTTATTACAAATCATGATAATGAGATTGTATTATTATTGGATGGATTAGATGAATTACAATCTGGAGTTGATAATCCAAAAAATCTGTTCACAGGAAGAGAACTAAAAAATTGCAAAGTGATACTCGCATCACGACCAGAACACATTGATGAATTTATTCATGAAAGCAATGTTGTGCATGTAAAAGTAAAAGGGTTTAATTCTGAAATCATAGAGAAATACATAAAGAAATACtttgaatattttaaagtaCCTAAATTAGGAGAGTCTCTTATCAATGAGCTTGAGCTTGTTGAACCATTCAAAGGAGGCAAACATCGGGATGTATATTCAATGTGTAAGAATCCTATGTTACTTTTGATGATTTGCATTATGTGGcaagaaaaacaaaatctgCCAACTGATAAATCCGTTTTATTTGAAGAAGTATTTCGAAGTATTTTAAATCAgtataataaagaaaagaaagatgAAAAAATAGATGCATTTAAAGATACACCAAAACCAATAATTGATGCCATGCTTGTGATAGGAAGAGGACTGTATGAAAGCCTCAAAATCAACCAGCTCTATATCGAAAGAAAAAACCTAAGGGGAAACAAAGACATGGTGACATTAGCCCTAAAATTAGGGTTTGTGTATAAAGACGAACCACATTCAAAGTCtagttttaaagaaatatttacaGCTCCTCACAAATTATTAGTAGAGGCACTGGTAGGATTTTATCTCTCCAAATCAAGTCATCAGTTAGGCGAGGAAGAATGGGATAATATaagagaaaataataatttgaatgtAGCAAGGGAGTTTGCAATTGGCTTTCTAGGTTCTAGGGCTGATACATTCCTAAATCATTGGATAACAAATAGTGTAACACATTATCACAATTTAATCAATCTCTTTAGATTTGTGAAAATGGAGCACATAATTAAAGTAGAGAATGCGCTTAATGACTGTTTGTGGAACTCAAATTTATCAATAAAGCCACGTATAAATGAAATATGTACATCATTAAAGAAATGCCTTCATCATATACATCATAAAGACAAAGATGCCAATGTTATGAAACTTTTAAGAGTTATAAATGGCCTAGGTACTAAAATACTTATTGAATGTATTTGTAATGAAAAGTTGTCTAAAGAAAAGGGCATTATGCTTGCTCACATTCTGATTGCTGTACCAAAACAGAATGAATTGTTGCGGGAAATTTCAATATGGGATGAAGATGTTATTGAACATCTAAATTCTGAGTGTCGgaaactaaattttaattatgatGTGACAGAGTATAGTATGCACGATCGTTCATTAACTTCTTCATTTCTAGTTCACTTGTTTTGTAATTCACCAAAACTAACTACACTCAATATCATAGGTAGTGAATTAGATGTTGTACTTGATACTGTGATAGACAATTTAACAAGACAAAGAGTAAGATTAGAATTACAAATGATTATGGATTTTAGTACTAGTACTCTAACCAAAATTAGTGGATGCTCACTTGCTTCATTATTTGCTATTACTCCTAAACTGGAAGCATTAACACTCAGTAGTTGCAGTCTATCAGGGGTTATTATCAATGATATGATCAAAGAGTGTATTGAAAGAGGAGTAAATATGGAATGTATGAGATACCTTGATATTAGTGAGAATGATCTAAGTCAAATGAGTGGATGTTCACTTGctttattatttgctattactCCTAAACTGAAAACATTAACACTCAGTAATTGCAGTCTATCAGGTGTTATTATCAATGATATGATCAAAGAGTGTATTGAAAGAGGAGTAAAGATGGAATGCATGGAATACCTTGATATCTATGGTAATGATCTAAGCAAAATTAGTGGATGTTCACTTGctttattatttgctattactCCTAAGCTGAAAAATTTACACCTCCAGCATTGCAGTCTATCAGGTGTTATTATCAATGATATGATCAAAGAGTGTATTGAAAGAGGAGTAAATATGGAATGTATGAGAACCCTTGATATTAGTGAGAATGATCTAAGTAAAATGAGTGGATGTTCACTTGctttattatttgctattactCCTAAACTGAAAACATTAAATCTCAGTGATTGCAGTCTATCAGGTGTTATTATCAATGATATGATCAAAGAGTGTATTAAAAGAGGAGTAAAGATGGAATGCATGGAATACCTTGGTATCTATGGTAATGATCTAAGCAAAATTAGTGGATGTTCACTTGctttattatttgctattactCCTAAGCTGGAAAATTTACACCTCCAGGATTGCAGTCTATCAGGTGTTATTATCAATGATATGATCAAAGAGTGTATTAAAAGAGGAGTAAAGATGGAATGTATGGATTACCTTAATATGGATGATAATGATCTAAGCAAAATGAATGGATGTTCACTTGctttattatttgctattactCCTAAACTGGAAATATTAACACTCAGTAGTTGCAGTCTATCAGGGGTTATTATCAATGATATGATCAAAGAGTGTATTGAAAGAGGAGTAAATATGGAATGTATGAGATACCTTGATATTAGTGAGAATGATCTAAGTCAAATGAGTGGATGTTCACTTGctttattatttgctattactCCTAAACTGGAAACATTAACACTCAGGAATTGCAGTCTATCAGGTGTTATTATCAATGATATGATCAAAGAGTGTATTGAAAGAGGAGTAAATATGGAATGTATGAGAACCCTTGATATTAGTGAGAATGATCTAAGTCAAATGAGTGGATGTTCATTTGctttattatttgctattactCCTAAACTGGAAACATTAACACTCAGGAATTGCAGTCTATCAGGTGTTATTATCAATGATATGATCAAAGAGTGTATTGAAAGAGGAGTAAATATGGAATGTATGAGAACCCTTGATATTAGTGAGAATGATCTCGGTAAAATGAGTGGATGTTCACTTGctttattatttgctattactCCTAAACTGAAAACATTAAATCTCAGTGATTGCAGTCTATCAGGTGTTATTATCAATGATACGATCAAAGAGTGTATTCAAAGAGGAGTAAATATGGAGTGTATGGAATGCCTTGGTATGGATGATAATGATCTAAGTAAAATGAGTGGATGTTCACTTACTTCATTATTTGCTATTACTCCTAAACTGAAAACATTAAATCTCAGTGATTGCAGTCTACCAGGTGTTATTATCAATGATATGATCAAAGAGTGTATTAAAAGAGGAGTAAATATGGAATGTATGAGAACCCTTGATATTAGTGAGAATGATCTAAGTCAAATGAGTGGATGTTCATTTGctttattat
This genomic stretch from Antedon mediterranea chromosome 11, ecAntMedi1.1, whole genome shotgun sequence harbors:
- the LOC140062025 gene encoding uncharacterized protein: MSDVEEGSEDDDDEDKAASSSQWRTNACSKKGGEDKGTSTTSQWWPSTIIASRKDDEDQAASTSSQWRPSQSNSMDDKDEAVPLSSPIQPCKDLSQEDFRQLIVDFAQWFDGFNLLGMLRVLFKDIMDDVHTLENANSAMDLLSHLVASGELSRRKLSLLCDTIKITKQFGFESTSMNQLPSFQNIKEREVSSFTKYRIKLVNLGKVLTKENIATLDGTYNFPLTKKYKDSWILILDLELQGKLSKDKMKSLIKVLKENGMELAKKSVIDDNSTDDEEVEGAASISKSKDHSEEDDKEKRQLSPDDKIRKYLCDQQVNTCSKANRFQPAIMHSRYRVDIAHMFTDLNLMKENQNKITDPKPVGLDEVLAIVKKTPACKLLIEGEGGIGKTTLLRYFSYRWANKIDKTFEGKIVFLVNIRDIEKSKGVLDLIVKEINLKNFNLITDLPAENPRLIEKFITNHDNEIVLLLDGLDELQSGVDNPKNLFTGRELKNCKVILASRPEHIDEFIHESNVVHVKVKGFNSEIIEKYIKKYFEYFKVPKLGESLINELELVEPFKGGKHRDVYSMCKNPMLLLMICIMWQEKQNLPTDKSVLFEEVFRSILNQYNKEKKDEKIDAFKDTPKPIIDAMLVIGRGLYESLKINQLYIERKNLRGNKDMVTLALKLGFVYKDEPHSKSSFKEIFTAPHKLLVEALVGFYLSKSSHQLGEEEWDNIRENNNLNVAREFAIGFLGSRADTFLNHWITNSVTHYHNLINLFRFVKMEHIIKVENALNDCLWNSNLSIKPRINEICTSLKKCLHHIHHKDKDANVMKLLRVINGLGTKILIECICNEKLSKEKGIMLAHILIAVPKQNELLREISIWDEDVIEHLNSECRKLNFNYDVTEYSMHDRSLTSSFLVHLFCNSPKLTTLNIIGSELDVVLDTVIDNLTRQRVRLELQMIMDFSTSTLTKISGCSLASLFAITPKLEALTLSSCSLSGVIINDMIKECIERGVNMECMRYLDISENDLSQMSGCSLALLFAITPKLKTLTLSNCSLSGVIINDMIKECIERGVKMECMEYLDIYGNDLSKISGCSLALLFAITPKLKNLHLQHCSLSGVIINDMIKECIERGVNMECMRTLDISENDLSKMSGCSLALLFAITPKLKTLNLSDCSLSGVIINDMIKECIKRGVKMECMEYLGIYGNDLSKISGCSLALLFAITPKLENLHLQDCSLSGVIINDMIKECIKRGVKMECMDYLNMDDNDLSKMNGCSLALLFAITPKLEILTLSSCSLSGVIINDMIKECIERGVNMECMRYLDISENDLSQMSGCSLALLFAITPKLETLTLRNCSLSGVIINDMIKECIERGVNMECMRTLDISENDLSQMSGCSFALLFAITPKLETLTLRNCSLSGVIINDMIKECIERGVNMECMRTLDISENDLGKMSGCSLALLFAITPKLKTLNLSDCSLSGVIINDTIKECIQRGVNMECMECLGMDDNDLSKMSGCSLTSLFAITPKLKTLNLSDCSLPGVIINDMIKECIKRGVNMECMRTLDISENDLSQMSGCSFALLFAITPKLETLTLRNCSLSGVIINDMIKECIERGVNMECMRTLDISENDLSQMSGCSFALLFAITPKLETLTLRNCSLSGVIINDMIKECIERGVNMECMRTLDISENDLGKMSGCSLALLFAITPKLKTLNLSDCSLSGVIINDTIKECIQRGVNMECMECLGMDDNDLR